A single Sulfurimonas aquatica DNA region contains:
- a CDS encoding cytochrome c oxidase, cbb3-type, CcoQ subunit, with amino-acid sequence MDIAEFQAYAYLAVVVFMTVALYAYIYHLYKNRKDADGHDYEEYADLALHDDLGDTPVNAKSQEKEK; translated from the coding sequence GTGGATATTGCTGAATTTCAAGCTTATGCTTATCTTGCAGTGGTTGTATTTATGACAGTCGCTCTGTATGCATATATATATCACTTATATAAAAACAGAAAAGATGCAGATGGTCACGACTATGAAGAGTATGCTGACCTTGCACTTCATGATGACTTAGGGGATACTCCGGTAAACGCTAAATCGCAAGAAAAAGAGAAATAG
- a CDS encoding SCO family protein, whose product MRKFILVLSLLLTFANADTIGIKEKLGVMVPLDLTFIDEESKSKTLKELMDGKPTILTLNYFRCAGICTPQLNDLAKMLSRLDLAENTDYKVLTVSFAEDEPADLAAAKRKNLLASMTREYVADAWHFVIGENNSSGVLADTVGFSFQKTVADNGKVDYIHTAALIVLSPEGKVTRYLNGIEQLPFNAKISLIDAAEGKIGSTIAKALPYCFAYDAKGKTYIFAWEKFAAIIMLTLVFGFFYFLVKSGRKEDDHQKKGENNE is encoded by the coding sequence TTGAGAAAATTTATATTGGTATTATCTTTACTTCTTACTTTTGCAAATGCAGATACTATAGGTATCAAAGAGAAGTTAGGGGTGATGGTACCACTTGATTTAACATTTATCGATGAAGAATCAAAAAGTAAAACCTTAAAAGAGTTAATGGATGGAAAACCAACAATTCTTACGCTTAATTATTTTAGATGTGCAGGTATCTGTACTCCACAACTAAATGATTTAGCAAAAATGCTTAGTCGATTAGACCTAGCTGAAAACACGGATTATAAAGTTCTTACTGTTAGTTTTGCTGAGGATGAACCAGCAGATTTAGCAGCGGCAAAGCGTAAAAACTTACTTGCATCTATGACTAGAGAGTATGTCGCTGATGCTTGGCATTTTGTTATTGGCGAGAACAATAGTTCGGGAGTTTTGGCAGATACTGTAGGATTTTCATTCCAAAAAACAGTAGCTGATAATGGAAAAGTTGATTATATTCATACTGCTGCATTAATTGTTTTATCACCTGAAGGAAAAGTGACTCGATACTTAAATGGTATTGAGCAACTTCCATTCAATGCTAAAATATCATTAATAGATGCTGCAGAGGGTAAAATCGGCTCGACAATCGCTAAAGCATTACCATATTGTTTTGCATATGATGCTAAAGGAAAGACATATATCTTTGCTTGGGAAAAATTTGCAGCAATAATAATGTTAACGCTAGTATTTGGCTTTTTCTACTTTCTAGTTAAGTCTGGAAGAAAAGAGGACGACCATCAAAAAAAAGGAGAAAACAATGAGTAA
- a CDS encoding FixH family protein — MSKGRIWPYSIAASIILVFGFCVATIVVTQSAEIQESDAYMSKYQVADLNANILIQAKIEFDKKYNVKYLNSTTLKEDTDISYKISDKNGNAVNDAVLTLAISRPETNKLDQTLSPTIVENGVYTFTDAKFSKAGVWNLILKVEIGKNYRFLNIKSDTRNPTSYEY, encoded by the coding sequence ATGAGTAAAGGAAGAATCTGGCCATATTCAATTGCGGCATCAATTATATTAGTATTTGGATTTTGTGTTGCGACTATCGTTGTTACACAGAGTGCCGAGATACAAGAGAGTGATGCATATATGAGCAAGTATCAAGTAGCCGATCTGAATGCAAATATATTGATACAGGCAAAAATAGAGTTTGATAAAAAGTATAATGTAAAGTATTTAAATAGCACTACATTAAAAGAAGATACGGATATTTCATATAAAATTAGTGATAAAAATGGGAATGCTGTAAATGATGCTGTCTTAACTCTTGCAATAAGTCGACCTGAAACAAATAAATTAGATCAAACCCTTAGTCCTACTATTGTTGAGAATGGAGTCTATACATTTACAGATGCTAAGTTTAGCAAGGCTGGCGTATGGAACCTAATTTTAAAAGTAGAAATAGGAAAAAATTATAGATTTTTAAATATAAAATCTGACACTAGAAATCCAACCTCATACGAATACTAG
- a CDS encoding 3-dehydroquinate dehydratase, giving the protein MKYSRGLAALILTLFFQTQLFAEYLYKDEVIFNPKFNEEIESLGSELYKKTGISLRLVMLKELPNGLNVVDYEKELLKEFNEPTILLTFSEMDSRVDIAVNDMSLYNYFNKKQVLSPSASLVQAYFMAIFYTKSWDDFNEMRSDYGGSILPLLASKAKKGELLGKYSGSMFNGYLDIAEQVAVSKGTRLDSFSSKNSDYVILAVKFFFYSFIVYGVFMYIKRKIYMRRKRKENE; this is encoded by the coding sequence TTGAAATACTCACGAGGGCTTGCGGCCCTCATCCTTACCCTGTTTTTTCAAACTCAACTATTTGCAGAATATTTATATAAAGATGAAGTGATTTTTAATCCAAAGTTTAATGAAGAGATAGAATCTCTTGGTAGTGAACTTTATAAAAAAACTGGTATATCTTTACGTCTTGTAATGCTTAAAGAACTACCTAATGGTCTTAATGTTGTAGATTATGAAAAGGAGCTCTTAAAAGAGTTCAATGAGCCTACTATTTTACTGACTTTTTCGGAAATGGATTCAAGGGTTGATATCGCAGTAAATGATATGTCTTTATATAACTATTTTAATAAAAAACAGGTACTAAGCCCATCGGCTTCTCTCGTTCAAGCTTATTTCATGGCAATATTTTACACAAAATCATGGGATGATTTTAATGAGATGCGTAGCGATTATGGAGGAAGTATTTTACCACTTTTAGCTTCTAAAGCTAAAAAAGGTGAACTACTTGGAAAGTACTCTGGCTCTATGTTTAATGGATATCTTGATATAGCAGAACAGGTTGCTGTGAGTAAAGGGACTAGGCTAGATTCATTTTCTAGTAAGAATAGTGACTATGTGATTTTGGCTGTGAAGTTTTTCTTTTATAGTTTCATAGTTTATGGAGTATTTATGTACATTAAGAGAAAAATTTACATGAGAAGAAAGAGAAAAGAGAATGAGTAA
- the ccoN gene encoding cytochrome-c oxidase, cbb3-type subunit I, translating to MENRPLEYDYTVAKLFMMNAIFVGTVGMLVGVIMAWQMAYPEFNSFLGEGLAEYTNFSRLRVLHTDSVIYGFVLSAVWSSWYFVGQRVLKVSMAESKTLMIIGKLHFWIYFAASAVIVISLLLGITTSKEYAEFEWPLDLGITVIWLLWGAGIAGLVGMRREKSLYISIWYYIATFLAVAMLHLLNNLEVPTMFATSPAGETMIGAWYHSVSMYAGTNDALVQWWFGHNAVAFVLTTPIVAVIYYFLPKESGQAIYSYKLSLLSFWGLMFVYLWAGGHHVLYTTVPDWVQTMGSIFSVVLILPSWGSAINMLLTMKGEWQQVASSPLIKFMILGSTFYMFSTLEGPIQAIKSVNAIAHFTDWIVGHVHDGALGWVGFTLVAAIYHMAPRFFKREIYSKSLMATQFWVQTLGIVLYFTSMWIAGITQGMMWRAHDEFGNLAYSFIDTVTVLHPYYTIRAVGGTLYLVGFLMFAYNIYKTTSARRVEESELQNASPMGA from the coding sequence ATGGAAAATCGTCCTTTAGAATATGACTATACAGTAGCTAAACTGTTTATGATGAATGCAATATTCGTCGGTACAGTTGGTATGTTGGTAGGGGTTATAATGGCATGGCAAATGGCCTATCCTGAATTTAACTCATTTCTTGGTGAAGGTTTGGCTGAATATACAAACTTTAGTCGATTAAGAGTGCTTCATACAGATAGTGTTATCTATGGTTTTGTGCTAAGTGCCGTTTGGTCAAGTTGGTATTTTGTTGGTCAACGTGTACTAAAAGTCTCTATGGCTGAGTCAAAAACACTTATGATTATCGGGAAACTTCATTTCTGGATTTACTTTGCTGCTTCAGCAGTCATCGTTATATCTTTATTACTTGGAATTACTACATCAAAAGAGTACGCAGAATTTGAGTGGCCATTAGATCTTGGTATTACTGTAATTTGGTTGCTTTGGGGTGCTGGAATAGCTGGTTTAGTTGGTATGAGACGTGAGAAATCACTTTATATCTCTATATGGTATTACATTGCTACATTCTTAGCAGTGGCAATGCTTCACCTTCTAAACAACTTAGAAGTTCCAACAATGTTTGCTACATCACCAGCAGGTGAGACAATGATTGGTGCATGGTATCACTCTGTTTCTATGTATGCTGGTACTAATGATGCATTAGTTCAGTGGTGGTTTGGTCACAATGCAGTTGCATTTGTTTTAACTACACCAATCGTTGCGGTAATATATTACTTTTTACCAAAAGAGTCTGGTCAAGCAATCTACTCATATAAACTCTCATTACTTTCGTTTTGGGGTTTAATGTTTGTTTATTTATGGGCTGGAGGACACCATGTTCTTTATACGACTGTTCCTGATTGGGTTCAAACTATGGGATCTATTTTCTCAGTAGTTCTAATCCTACCTTCATGGGGTTCAGCGATTAATATGCTTCTTACAATGAAGGGTGAGTGGCAACAAGTTGCTTCATCTCCATTGATTAAGTTTATGATTCTTGGTTCAACATTCTATATGTTCTCTACATTAGAAGGTCCGATTCAAGCTATTAAATCTGTAAATGCTATTGCTCACTTTACTGACTGGATTGTTGGTCATGTTCATGATGGTGCACTTGGTTGGGTTGGATTTACATTAGTTGCTGCAATCTATCACATGGCTCCACGCTTCTTTAAACGCGAGATCTACTCTAAGTCATTAATGGCTACACAGTTTTGGGTTCAAACATTAGGTATAGTACTCTACTTTACTTCTATGTGGATTGCAGGTATTACTCAAGGTATGATGTGGCGTGCTCACGATGAGTTTGGTAACCTTGCTTACTCATTCATCGATACAGTTACAGTACTTCACCCATACTACACAATTCGTGCTGTTGGTGGTACACTTTACTTAGTTGGTTTCTTGATGTTTGCTTATAACATCTATAAAACTACATCTGCTCGTCGTGTTGAAGAGTCAGAGCTACAAAATGCATCGCCTATGGGCGCTTAA
- a CDS encoding cbb3-type cytochrome c oxidase N-terminal domain-containing protein — translation MNKIYLWGIIITAAMLGFTYVSVIGSKGGFNGDIVNMLAVAGAIALVIITVFVVIKYVRQMQVDTADGELADESWDDIGEYKNPIPMGWAIIFLATLVWAMWYFTMGYPVNSYSQIGEYNEDTAAHNAKFEKEYASITGDRLIEMGESVFLAECKVCHGIAADGIDGKAANLNQRIAAKSVKHVIENGSNNMLMGSENPMPDRNGLFNMNTGALITDAEIDAVSAYVANGMNGAGGDVFASTCASCHGETGMGMEYVAPNIASFDTALVTNVLNHGMKGAIGVMPAIDRLNAKQKEAVGAYITSLSK, via the coding sequence ATGAATAAGATTTATCTTTGGGGAATTATAATAACAGCTGCAATGCTTGGTTTCACTTACGTTTCAGTAATTGGCTCTAAGGGTGGCTTTAATGGTGATATAGTAAATATGCTTGCAGTTGCAGGTGCAATTGCACTTGTAATAATTACAGTATTTGTTGTAATTAAATATGTTCGCCAAATGCAAGTTGATACTGCTGATGGTGAATTAGCGGATGAGTCATGGGATGATATTGGCGAGTATAAAAATCCTATACCAATGGGTTGGGCAATTATTTTTCTTGCTACCTTAGTATGGGCAATGTGGTATTTTACTATGGGTTATCCTGTAAATTCGTATTCACAAATTGGTGAGTATAATGAAGATACAGCAGCTCATAATGCTAAATTTGAAAAAGAGTATGCCTCAATAACTGGTGATAGACTAATTGAGATGGGTGAGTCTGTATTTTTAGCAGAGTGTAAAGTTTGTCACGGTATTGCTGCTGATGGAATTGATGGAAAAGCTGCAAATCTTAATCAAAGAATCGCAGCAAAATCTGTTAAACATGTAATTGAAAATGGCTCTAACAATATGCTAATGGGATCTGAAAATCCTATGCCAGACCGTAATGGCCTCTTCAACATGAATACAGGTGCTTTAATTACAGATGCTGAAATCGATGCTGTATCTGCTTATGTAGCAAATGGTATGAATGGAGCTGGTGGCGATGTATTTGCTAGTACTTGTGCTTCATGTCATGGTGAAACAGGAATGGGTATGGAGTATGTTGCTCCAAATATTGCTTCATTTGACACTGCTCTTGTTACAAATGTGCTTAATCATGGTATGAAGGGTGCAATAGGTGTTATGCCAGCTATTGATAGACTAAATGCTAAACAAAAAGAAGCTGTTGGTGCATACATCACTAGCCTAAGTAAGTAA
- a CDS encoding cytochrome C oxidase subunit IV family protein, whose protein sequence is MDTNVKVDYQAEKGGYYKVLIGLLVLTAVTFIQPTMFLTENIFGIQLLIGLIKALMILFYYMHLKGEKLIGWSVVFSVFLVIFFFLVVIYDVSNFQFAEESHITNSPKSAPAAHSAPEAHAEH, encoded by the coding sequence ATGGACACTAATGTAAAAGTAGATTATCAAGCAGAGAAGGGTGGATACTATAAAGTTCTTATTGGACTTTTAGTTCTAACGGCTGTAACATTTATTCAGCCAACAATGTTCTTAACAGAAAATATATTTGGTATCCAGTTATTAATTGGTCTTATCAAAGCATTAATGATTCTATTCTATTACATGCACCTTAAAGGTGAAAAACTAATTGGATGGTCTGTAGTGTTTTCAGTTTTCTTAGTTATTTTCTTTTTTCTAGTTGTTATATACGATGTGAGTAATTTTCAGTTTGCTGAAGAGTCACATATCACTAATTCACCAAAAAGTGCTCCAGCAGCACACAGTGCTCCAGAAGCACATGCAGAACACTAA
- the coxB gene encoding cytochrome c oxidase subunit II, with amino-acid sequence MSKEVIANTLQGFDSGGTITGASIDEALYINLIVSIVLFASVVLPMIYFAWKYRESNVKNEDIKNVTHNTLMEILWTAIPTAMLFVLFYYGYSSMTVARDLPNADQSITVKVEGSKWKWRYEYPANANGFVHKLGGAFTKPKQDDKGNVLEKGTMGKSALYVPVNTNIILEMSAPIDDVLHAFYVPAFRIKEDVVPGRVTKQWFKAENIGEYDVECAEYCGTDHSYMYSRVVVLPEAEYNAWFNSSDDTPKGDYGKSGDAVLQQHGCKSCHAVGTDKQLIGPTLNTRRLTTEQVLDVINNGQDKLGYAMGAMPAGMATGTDAQEIAAYVASGMKGDQPASFAACSSCHGEDGKGMYGMSPNLVEYDADLLRNVLKNGKEGMMGTMPAFPYVSEEEISAIAEYLNSTK; translated from the coding sequence ATGTCTAAAGAAGTTATTGCAAACACTCTTCAAGGATTTGATTCTGGTGGTACTATCACCGGGGCAAGTATTGACGAAGCTTTATATATAAATTTAATAGTTTCAATAGTGCTTTTTGCATCTGTTGTACTGCCAATGATCTATTTCGCATGGAAATACCGTGAGAGTAATGTTAAAAATGAAGATATCAAAAATGTAACACATAATACTCTAATGGAGATTTTGTGGACAGCTATCCCAACAGCTATGCTATTTGTACTATTTTATTATGGTTATTCATCTATGACAGTAGCAAGAGACTTACCTAATGCTGATCAAAGTATTACAGTTAAAGTTGAAGGCTCTAAGTGGAAATGGAGATATGAATATCCAGCAAATGCAAATGGTTTTGTTCACAAACTTGGTGGAGCATTTACTAAGCCTAAGCAAGATGACAAAGGAAATGTCCTTGAAAAAGGTACAATGGGTAAATCGGCACTTTATGTACCAGTTAATACTAATATCATCTTAGAGATGAGTGCACCAATTGATGATGTTTTACATGCATTCTATGTTCCAGCTTTCCGTATAAAAGAGGATGTGGTTCCAGGTCGTGTAACAAAACAGTGGTTTAAAGCTGAAAATATTGGTGAATATGATGTTGAGTGTGCTGAGTACTGTGGTACTGATCACTCATATATGTACTCTAGAGTTGTTGTACTTCCAGAAGCAGAATATAATGCTTGGTTCAATAGTAGTGATGATACACCAAAAGGTGACTATGGTAAATCAGGTGATGCTGTATTACAACAACATGGATGTAAAAGCTGTCATGCAGTTGGAACAGATAAACAACTTATAGGACCAACTCTTAACACTAGAAGATTGACTACAGAGCAAGTATTAGATGTGATCAATAATGGTCAAGATAAACTTGGTTATGCTATGGGTGCGATGCCAGCTGGTATGGCTACTGGTACAGATGCTCAAGAGATTGCAGCTTATGTTGCTAGTGGTATGAAAGGTGATCAACCAGCTTCATTTGCAGCATGTAGTTCATGTCATGGTGAAGATGGTAAAGGTATGTACGGTATGTCTCCAAATCTTGTAGAATACGATGCAGACCTTTTACGTAATGTATTGAAGAATGGTAAAGAGGGTATGATGGGTACTATGCCAGCATTCCCTTATGTGTCAGAAGAAGAAATTTCAGCAATTGCTGAATATCTCAATAGCACAAAATAA
- a CDS encoding DUF4006 family protein, with product MNDDRVNTKRGLMVLDGMVGFLIATVVLVVVVLTLAYLSYDYQTESATNYYDIKDEKSIKMFDTQSRVNHIVDVK from the coding sequence ATGAATGACGATCGCGTAAATACTAAAAGAGGGCTAATGGTCCTTGATGGAATGGTAGGCTTTTTAATTGCTACTGTAGTTCTAGTTGTAGTTGTTTTGACATTGGCTTATCTGTCATATGATTATCAAACAGAAAGTGCTACGAACTATTATGATATAAAAGATGAAAAATCAATTAAAATGTTTGATACTCAAAGTAGAGTTAATCACATTGTAGATGTAAAGTAG
- the ccoO gene encoding cytochrome-c oxidase, cbb3-type subunit II has translation MFHWLEKNPFAFALGVFITIAFAGLVEIIPNFVQSARPLVGTKPYSTLELAGRQIYIKNSCNACHSQMIRPFKSETDRYGHYSLSGEYAYDRPFLWGSKRTGPDLMRVGNYRTTDWHENHMKDPAGVVPGSIMPPYGWLYDNMTDIDTAYAEQLTVESVFAVPYTFNKDKGTDKAQLIPMRDGSTSIVLIGDNIADARSLALEEAKLIVADMKDENIKEAVANGQIPEIVAIIAYMNSLK, from the coding sequence ATGTTTCATTGGTTAGAAAAAAATCCCTTTGCTTTTGCGCTAGGTGTATTTATTACAATTGCTTTTGCTGGTTTAGTTGAGATCATCCCTAACTTTGTACAGTCTGCACGTCCTCTAGTTGGGACAAAGCCTTACTCTACATTAGAGTTAGCTGGTCGTCAAATATATATTAAAAATAGCTGTAATGCTTGTCATTCACAGATGATTCGCCCATTTAAGTCTGAGACTGACCGTTATGGTCACTACTCTTTAAGTGGTGAGTATGCATACGATCGTCCTTTCCTTTGGGGATCAAAGCGTACTGGTCCAGATTTAATGAGAGTTGGTAACTACAGAACTACTGACTGGCATGAAAATCACATGAAAGATCCAGCGGGTGTTGTACCTGGTTCTATTATGCCTCCGTATGGTTGGTTATATGATAATATGACTGATATTGATACTGCTTATGCAGAGCAATTAACAGTTGAAAGTGTATTTGCTGTACCTTATACTTTCAACAAAGATAAAGGGACAGATAAAGCACAATTAATACCTATGAGAGATGGTAGTACATCTATAGTATTAATTGGGGATAATATTGCGGATGCGAGAAGTTTAGCTTTAGAAGAAGCAAAATTAATCGTAGCTGATATGAAAGACGAAAACATTAAAGAAGCAGTTGCAAATGGTCAGATTCCTGAAATTGTTGCTATTATTGCTTATATGAATAGTCTAAAATAA
- a CDS encoding cytochrome c oxidase subunit I, with product MRLFMFTFFLVAVSTAMLMRLELFAPGAQFMDGDTFNQAFTLHGVIMIFLFIIPGIPAIFGNIVMPLMIGAKDVSFPRLNWFTFWLYIVGCIIALTSLFNFTGEGLDFNFADTGWTFYAPYSLNTGTNVITTLVAAFVLGMASILTGLNFLVTIHRLRAPGMDFFKMPLFVWGIYATAWIQLLATPVVGITLVLAILEKYFGIGIFDPAKGGDPVLFQHLFWIYSHPAVYLMILPAFGIMSEIIPVFSRREIFGYRTIALSSASIAGIGYIVWGHHLFTSGMSDIAKTIFSFLTFFVAIPTGIKFYDWIATMYKGKIILKSPMLWALGTIITFAIGGLTGVTIAMIGADIHLQDTYYSVAHFHYAILGGVVFLLFAGLHYWFPLVTGKMYNEGTAKIAFYLNFIGINLLWFPMFIAGYYGMPRRYFDYLPEFEIYHQISGVGAVVIFVGLTVMFLNLIAGWRNGEESGLNPWHATTLEWHCPTSPPPLENHSKVPYVDFKPYEYHHGEPVVKFDYETMKRID from the coding sequence ATGCGGTTGTTTATGTTCACATTCTTTTTAGTTGCTGTTTCTACGGCAATGCTAATGAGATTAGAGTTATTTGCACCAGGTGCACAATTTATGGATGGGGATACATTTAATCAGGCTTTTACACTACATGGTGTAATTATGATTTTCTTATTTATCATTCCAGGTATTCCAGCTATTTTTGGAAATATTGTTATGCCATTAATGATTGGGGCTAAAGATGTATCTTTCCCACGTCTTAACTGGTTTACATTCTGGTTGTACATCGTAGGTTGTATTATCGCTCTAACTTCACTGTTTAATTTTACAGGCGAAGGCTTAGACTTTAATTTTGCAGATACTGGTTGGACATTTTATGCACCATATAGTTTAAATACTGGTACAAATGTTATTACTACACTTGTTGCAGCATTTGTTCTTGGTATGGCTTCAATTCTTACAGGTCTTAACTTCCTTGTAACAATTCACCGTTTACGTGCTCCAGGTATGGACTTCTTTAAAATGCCACTATTTGTATGGGGTATCTATGCTACAGCATGGATTCAACTTCTTGCGACTCCAGTTGTAGGTATTACATTAGTTCTTGCTATCTTAGAGAAATATTTTGGTATTGGTATATTTGACCCTGCAAAAGGTGGAGATCCAGTTTTATTCCAGCACCTATTTTGGATTTATTCTCACCCAGCTGTTTATCTTATGATTCTTCCAGCATTTGGTATTATGTCTGAAATCATTCCAGTGTTTTCAAGAAGAGAAATCTTTGGTTACCGTACAATTGCTCTTTCATCTGCATCAATCGCAGGTATTGGTTATATTGTTTGGGGTCACCACCTATTTACTTCTGGTATGTCAGATATAGCTAAAACTATTTTCTCATTCCTAACATTTTTTGTTGCTATTCCAACTGGTATTAAGTTTTATGACTGGATTGCTACAATGTATAAGGGTAAAATTATCCTTAAATCACCAATGTTATGGGCACTAGGTACAATTATTACTTTTGCTATTGGTGGTCTTACAGGTGTTACAATTGCAATGATTGGTGCTGATATTCACTTACAGGATACTTACTATTCAGTTGCTCACTTCCACTATGCTATTCTTGGTGGTGTTGTATTCTTACTATTTGCTGGTCTTCACTATTGGTTCCCATTAGTAACTGGTAAAATGTACAATGAAGGAACGGCTAAAATTGCTTTTTACCTAAACTTTATTGGTATTAACTTACTTTGGTTCCCAATGTTTATCGCTGGTTACTACGGTATGCCAAGACGTTATTTTGATTATTTACCAGAGTTTGAAATTTATCATCAAATTTCAGGAGTTGGTGCAGTAGTTATATTTGTTGGTTTAACGGTAATGTTCTTAAACTTAATTGCTGGATGGAGAAATGGTGAAGAGTCAGGTCTTAATCCATGGCATGCAACTACACTTGAGTGGCACTGTCCAACATCACCACCACCATTAGAGAACCATTCTAAAGTTCCTTATGTTGACTTTAAGCCTTATGAGTATCACCATGGTGAGCCAGTGGTAAAATTTGATTATGAAACTATGAAAAGGATTGACTAA
- a CDS encoding UbiA family prenyltransferase, translated as MIKDLISLTKFVLSFAVSLSALFAYIMAKGETGTDMYIATFAVLLVAMGVSTLNQVQEYKSDALMERTKNRPIASGKWSPMSGIYIGSLLILVSLVIIYNLLGMIGFNLFLFAFIWYNLVYTPLKKTSALAVVPGALLGVIPPAIGWLAAGHSLLEVEFYALGLFYFIWQIPHFWLLVMLFYGDYDNGGYPTAMRLFGKNTLQKLTFVWLIFTIQTGYFMVSIFEPASMTINILLIITAILGFASSLQLLSKNFVLKKARAIFYQINGAFLATIILVSIDEFLKV; from the coding sequence GTGATTAAAGATTTGATATCATTAACTAAGTTTGTTCTATCTTTTGCTGTGAGCCTCTCGGCTCTCTTTGCATATATAATGGCAAAGGGCGAAACTGGGACTGATATGTATATAGCAACGTTTGCTGTACTTTTAGTTGCTATGGGTGTGTCTACGCTTAATCAAGTACAAGAATATAAATCAGATGCACTAATGGAACGTACAAAAAATAGACCAATAGCTTCTGGTAAATGGTCTCCTATGAGTGGTATATACATAGGATCTTTACTGATACTTGTCTCACTAGTTATTATTTACAACCTACTAGGTATGATAGGGTTCAATTTATTTTTATTTGCATTTATTTGGTATAACCTTGTTTATACACCATTAAAGAAGACTAGTGCTTTAGCGGTTGTACCAGGTGCCCTACTTGGTGTGATACCTCCAGCAATTGGCTGGCTAGCTGCTGGGCATAGTCTACTTGAAGTAGAGTTTTACGCTCTAGGTTTATTTTACTTTATATGGCAGATACCTCACTTTTGGTTATTGGTAATGCTATTTTACGGTGATTATGATAATGGTGGCTATCCAACTGCTATGCGTCTTTTTGGAAAAAATACTTTGCAAAAGCTAACTTTTGTATGGTTGATTTTCACTATACAGACAGGTTATTTTATGGTTAGTATATTTGAACCTGCTAGTATGACTATTAATATCTTACTTATAATTACAGCTATACTTGGTTTTGCTAGTAGTTTACAGCTACTTAGTAAAAACTTTGTACTTAAAAAAGCAAGAGCTATTTTTTATCAGATTAATGGTGCTTTTTTAGCAACTATTATATTAGTAAGCATAGATGAGTTCTTAAAAGTCTAA
- a CDS encoding cytochrome c oxidase subunit 3 yields the protein MGHEYVPEIATSRDGKEYEVQGWQGDFYGGKLGFWLFMLTEVMMFGAMFLTLTYYFTLHHADFINASASLNRYLGGFNTVVLLISALTMGLGLLKMRSGDVKGAKLMIWATILLAIVFLGVKAVEWTAEYNHGVFLGLDALQSGNAHSKAFGEILFFGMYFTMTGLHGFHIIIGIGLMIWLIKRINANKVTPGHHILHWNIALYWDLVHLIWVFVFPYFYMIGAGDVTGGVTHGH from the coding sequence ATGGGACACGAATATGTACCAGAAATCGCGACTAGTCGCGATGGGAAAGAATACGAAGTTCAAGGTTGGCAAGGTGATTTTTACGGTGGTAAGTTAGGATTTTGGTTATTCATGCTTACTGAGGTAATGATGTTTGGAGCTATGTTCCTTACATTAACTTACTATTTTACACTGCATCATGCAGATTTTATCAATGCATCTGCTAGTCTTAACAGATACCTTGGTGGTTTTAATACAGTGGTTCTGTTGATATCAGCACTAACAATGGGTCTTGGTCTATTAAAAATGCGTAGTGGTGATGTTAAGGGTGCAAAACTTATGATTTGGGCTACGATATTACTTGCTATAGTTTTCTTAGGTGTAAAAGCTGTTGAGTGGACTGCTGAGTATAATCACGGAGTGTTTTTAGGTCTTGATGCACTTCAGTCAGGAAATGCACACTCTAAAGCATTTGGTGAAATCCTTTTCTTTGGTATGTACTTTACAATGACTGGTCTTCACGGTTTTCACATCATTATAGGTATTGGTCTTATGATATGGTTAATCAAACGTATTAATGCAAACAAAGTAACTCCAGGTCACCATATATTGCATTGGAATATAGCTCTTTACTGGGATTTAGTTCACTTAATTTGGGTATTTGTATTTCCATATTTCTATATGATAGGTGCAGGCGACGTAACAGGAGGAGTAACACATGGACACTAA